The following nucleotide sequence is from Microaerobacter geothermalis.
ACATGCATATACTTCATCTGCTCCACTATCCATTAGTGCTTCGGCTGCCAAAGTAATCGTTCCCGCTGTATCGATAATATCATCTATGAGAATAGCTTTTTTCCCTCTTACATGACCAACAATATTCATAATTTCAGCAACGTTAGGCTGAGGTCTTCGTTTATCTATAATGGCAATCGGTGCTTTTAACCGCTCCGCCATTTTCCTTGTCCTTGTTACACCTCCATGGTCAGGTGAAACAATCACAATATCATCCAATTCCTTTTCCTGAAAATATTTTGCCAAGATTGGAACCCCAATCAGATGATCAACAGGGATATCAAAAAAACCTTGAATCTGAGTGGCATGCAAATCCATTGAGATAATACGATGGGCTCCAGCAGTCTCAAGCAAATTAGCCACCAGCTTGGCGGTAATGGGATCCCTTGCTCTTGTCTTTCTGTCCTGTCTGGCGTATCCATAATAAGGAATAACCACATTAATACTTTTGGCGGAAGCCCTTTTTAGTGCATCCAACATCACCAGCAATTCCATGAGATGTTCATTCACTGGAGCACTTGTGGATTGTATTACAAAAACATCAGCACCGCGGACACTCTCATTCAATTTTACAGAAATCTCCCCATCACTAAAACGGGTGGTTTGGGCATTTCCTAATGGCAATCCAATATGATCTGCAATTTCCTTGGCTAAGCCGGGATTAGAACTGCAACTGAAAACCTTTAATTTCGGATCACGATAATTTGGCATTACTTAAAAAACCTCCATTAGTCCTTTTTCTTTTTATCGGTATAATTTAATTTATTTGTTTGTCTTTCCCGGGCAATTCCAAGGGCTTTGTCAGGAACATCCTCTGTAATCGTAGAACCAGCAGCTACGTATGCATCTTCACCAATGGTAACTGGCGCAACCAGATTGGTATTGCAGCCAATAAAGGCGCCATCCTTAATATGGGTTCTATGCTTATTGACCCCATCATAATTCACGGTAATGGCTCCGCAGCCTACATTTACATTTTCCCCCACATCAGCATCCCCAATATAGCTTAAATGGGATACTTTACTCCCTGTTCCAAGTGTGGAGTTTTTAATTTCAACAAAGTCCCCTACTTTTGTTAGAGAACCAATGGAGGACCCTGGCCGGATATAAGTAAATGGTCCGACTTTTGCCTTGTCACCCACTTCACTTTCCAGCATGACGGAATAATGAAAATGAACCTCATTTCCTATCCGCCCATCTTTAATATCTGCATTGGGACCAATAATGCAATTTTCTCCAATCACTGTACTTCCCTTTAAGAACGTTCCTGGATAGATAATGGTATCTCTACCAATCAAGACATCTGGTTCAATATAGGTATGGTCGGGGTTAATAATCGTGACTCCATTTTTCATATGCTCACGGCATATTCGTTTTCTGAGGATATCCTCCGCTTTGGAGAGAGCCACACGATCATTGATACCAATCATCTCTTCAGGATCTTCCGTGACGTAAGCACCAATTGGATGATGATCGTTTCGGAGAATTTCGATGACATCGGTCAAATAATATTCCCCCTGGGCATTCTCATTATTAACCTTACTTAGCGCCTCAAAAAGCAATTTATTATTAAAACAATAAATTCCTGTATTGATTTCCCGTATTTTTTTTTCATCATCCGATGCATCTTTTTCTTCAACAATCCGCTCCACTTGATCATTTTGTCTGATAATTCGTCCGTATCCGGTAGGATCATTGATATAAGTGGTTAATATCGTGGCTGCCAGCCCGTGATACTCATGAAATTGACGCATTTTCTCCAGTGTATCGCTGGTAATAAGCGGTGTATCTCCACAAACCACAAGTGTTGTTCCTTCTTCGTTGGCTAATCGTTCCTTCGCCTGAAGAACAGCATGGGCAGTTCCTAATTGCTCCTCTTGAATCACATATTTTGCCCTTTCACCCAGTTGTTTTTTGACCGCTTCTGCCCCAAACCCTACGATAACGACAATTTCATCCATTTGCAATTGTTTTAACCGATCGACAACATATTCTACCATAGGCTTGCCACAAATTTTATGTAAAACTTTATATTGCTTGGATTTCATCCTCGTTCCTTGTCCGGCAGCTAATATGAGACCAAACTGTTTGCCCATAATAACCTCCATTTTCCCTCAAACATTCCATACTGACTATATCTTAAACATTTCAGTTTTGCAACAAAGAGAAGAAGGAAATTCTTTCTTTTCCGGTTCTTAAGACATGGATTTTAACGCTCATGACCCGAAGGGTCATAGATCTTTAGTAGGAATCACATGAAAAAGGGACTTCTGATGAAGTCCCCCGATAGTAAATATTAAGCTCCTTCTTCCAGTTGCTCTTCTTCTCCAACACGCTCATATTCAGCTAAAACAGCCGACTGAATTTTTTCCCTCGTGGAGGATGAAATGGGATGGGCTATATCCCTAAATTCCCCATCTGGAGTTCTTTTGCTCGGCATCGCTACAAACATACCATTGTTTCCGTCAATGACTCGAATGTCATGGACAACGAATTCATTGTCGATGGTAATGGAAGCGATGGCTTTCATGCGCCCGTCCGTATTAACCCGACGCAATCTTACATCAGTAATTTCCATTCTGTTTCACCACCTTTTTCCATCATGGGAGCTTGGTGAATTATTTCAACACAATCCGCAAAATTCCTTCCTATCCAATGAAAAAATCTTAATTTTTTTATCAGTGAAACAGATTTCCGGGAACGACTTTAATCAGCTTATCTTTAACATCAACGGATTTTAACTGAGCTAAGGATACATATCCCTCGACCAGCCTTTCCTCTGCCTGTTCCGCTTCAACAAAGACTCCGGTGCCGACAACATCGGCGTCAAATTCCTGAAGGAGATCCATAATACCTTTAATCGTTCCACCAGCCTTCATGAAATCATCGATGATAAGGACCTTTGCTCCCTCAACCAATGCCCTCCTTGCTAGGGACATGGTCTGAATTCTCTTGCTTGAACCGGAAATATAGTTAATGCTTACCACCGAACCCTCTGTCACCCGATTATCCCTTCGAACAATCACAACCGGAATTTGCAGATATTGAGCAGTGGCATAGGCAAGGGGAATCCCTTTTGTTTCTACAGTTAAGATAAATTCTGCTCCTTGATCAACAAAGACGCTGGCAAAAATTTTACCAATCCGATTTAATATAGCAGGATTTCCTAAAATATCAGACATGTATAAATAACCGCCTGGGAGGATCCGCTCCGGTTTCTCCAGGGAATGACAAATCTCCTGAAGAAATGACTCCATGATTTTTTTATCCATAAGGGGGATATATTTCACCCCCCCGGCTGCTCCTGCTAAGGTTTTTAATTGACCAATGCCCTCGGCTTCAAAGGTTTCCTTAATAATAGCCAAATCTTCACTTATGGATGATTTGGCTGATTCATACCGCTCTGCAAAATGGGCCAGTGGGAAAAGGGTATGGGGCTGAGAAATCAGTTGATATGTAATCTCAACTAAACGTGCACTTCTCCTTAATTTTTTCACTGAAAAATCCTCCAAAACCGAATATTATGTAGAGACTATAACATTTTTATACGGTTTTTTGCAATAGTTTCCCGTCGTTTTTATAATCGCCTAGTAAGCGAACGACGTAAACCTCTTGGCAAAATCCCCTTAATGCATTATAAATCCGTTGAGCCTGATTTCTTCTCTGGACTAATCCATAAACGGATGGACCGCTTCCGGACATCAAAACCCCGGTTGCTCCAAAACGGATCATCTGTTCTTTAATTCGCTTTACCTTTGGATAAAGCTTCAAAGTAACTTCTTCAAGAACATTCCCTAAATGGTTGCAAATCTGATGAAAATCCTTTTTCTCAATGGCCTCAATCATCTCTTTTGTGTTCGGGTGTTTTTCAATGGATTCTACTTGCAATTGCCTATATATTTCAGAAGTAGAAACACCGATTGGAGGTTTGGCCAATACTACCCAACAGGGCGGGGGAGATGAAATTGGAGTAATGATTTCTCCTCGTCCTGTTGCCAAAGCAGTTCCCCCGTACAAACAAAAAGCTACATCAGATCCGATCTGATTGGCAATGGGCAATAAGTGTTCCAATGGTAAATGCAGCTGAAATAACTGATTTAATCCCTTTAATACGGCAGCTGCATCACTGCTTCCACCAGCCAATCCTGCGGCAACCGGGATATACTTGTCAATGGATATATGAACCCCCTGGTTAATTTCCATTTCTTCCTTAAACAATTTCGCTGCTAGATAAGCTAAGTTTCGTTCATCAGATGGCACAAAACCTGCTGAACAGGAAACCGTTATCAATTTATCATCCCTTAAGGAAATATCCAACCGGTCTGCCAAATCAATCATTGTCATAATCATTTCTACTTCATGATATCCATCTTCCCGTTTCTTCAACACATCAAGTAACAGGTTTATCTTAGCCGGAGCCTTCATTGATATGTTCATTCTTTCACCTTCTTCTTCCTAAGGCCGTTCAATTATGTACAATGCGCTATACATTTTATCACTTGTTGACGGTGGTTTCCAGAGCTGAAATAAAGAAAGGGGGTTAAGAAAC
It contains:
- the glmU gene encoding bifunctional UDP-N-acetylglucosamine diphosphorylase/glucosamine-1-phosphate N-acetyltransferase GlmU: MGKQFGLILAAGQGTRMKSKQYKVLHKICGKPMVEYVVDRLKQLQMDEIVVIVGFGAEAVKKQLGERAKYVIQEEQLGTAHAVLQAKERLANEEGTTLVVCGDTPLITSDTLEKMRQFHEYHGLAATILTTYINDPTGYGRIIRQNDQVERIVEEKDASDDEKKIREINTGIYCFNNKLLFEALSKVNNENAQGEYYLTDVIEILRNDHHPIGAYVTEDPEEMIGINDRVALSKAEDILRKRICREHMKNGVTIINPDHTYIEPDVLIGRDTIIYPGTFLKGSTVIGENCIIGPNADIKDGRIGNEVHFHYSVMLESEVGDKAKVGPFTYIRPGSSIGSLTKVGDFVEIKNSTLGTGSKVSHLSYIGDADVGENVNVGCGAITVNYDGVNKHRTHIKDGAFIGCNTNLVAPVTIGEDAYVAAGSTITEDVPDKALGIARERQTNKLNYTDKKKKD
- the ispE gene encoding 4-(cytidine 5'-diphospho)-2-C-methyl-D-erythritol kinase, with translation MNISMKAPAKINLLLDVLKKREDGYHEVEMIMTMIDLADRLDISLRDDKLITVSCSAGFVPSDERNLAYLAAKLFKEEMEINQGVHISIDKYIPVAAGLAGGSSDAAAVLKGLNQLFQLHLPLEHLLPIANQIGSDVAFCLYGGTALATGRGEIITPISSPPPCWVVLAKPPIGVSTSEIYRQLQVESIEKHPNTKEMIEAIEKKDFHQICNHLGNVLEEVTLKLYPKVKRIKEQMIRFGATGVLMSGSGPSVYGLVQRRNQAQRIYNALRGFCQEVYVVRLLGDYKNDGKLLQKTV
- the purR gene encoding pur operon repressor yields the protein MKKLRRSARLVEITYQLISQPHTLFPLAHFAERYESAKSSISEDLAIIKETFEAEGIGQLKTLAGAAGGVKYIPLMDKKIMESFLQEICHSLEKPERILPGGYLYMSDILGNPAILNRIGKIFASVFVDQGAEFILTVETKGIPLAYATAQYLQIPVVIVRRDNRVTEGSVVSINYISGSSKRIQTMSLARRALVEGAKVLIIDDFMKAGGTIKGIMDLLQEFDADVVGTGVFVEAEQAEERLVEGYVSLAQLKSVDVKDKLIKVVPGNLFH
- a CDS encoding ribose-phosphate diphosphokinase, encoding MPNYRDPKLKVFSCSSNPGLAKEIADHIGLPLGNAQTTRFSDGEISVKLNESVRGADVFVIQSTSAPVNEHLMELLVMLDALKRASAKSINVVIPYYGYARQDRKTRARDPITAKLVANLLETAGAHRIISMDLHATQIQGFFDIPVDHLIGVPILAKYFQEKELDDIVIVSPDHGGVTRTRKMAERLKAPIAIIDKRRPQPNVAEIMNIVGHVRGKKAILIDDIIDTAGTITLAAEALMDSGADEVYACCTHPVLSGPAIERIEKSVIKELVVTNTIALPEEKKLEKATILSVAPLIGEAIIRVHEELSVSKLFD
- the spoVG gene encoding septation regulator SpoVG; translated protein: MEITDVRLRRVNTDGRMKAIASITIDNEFVVHDIRVIDGNNGMFVAMPSKRTPDGEFRDIAHPISSSTREKIQSAVLAEYERVGEEEQLEEGA